A stretch of the Apteryx mantelli isolate bAptMan1 chromosome 3, bAptMan1.hap1, whole genome shotgun sequence genome encodes the following:
- the HTR1E gene encoding 5-hydroxytryptamine receptor 1E, which translates to MSSERGTINYLKQQLLLSLCNLEGKMNFTNCTTEANAAAKPKTVTEKMLVTLTLATITTLTMLLNSAVIAAICTTKKLHQPANYLICSLAVTDLLVAVLVMPLSITYIMIDKWTLGYFICEIWLSVDMTCCTCSILHLCVIALDRYWAITDAIEYARKRTAKRAGLMIVTVWTISIFISMPPLFWRNHHTVTVPSECHIQHDHVIYTIYSTFGAFYIPLTLILILYYRIYHAAKSLYQKRGSSRHLSNRSTDSQNSFASCKLTQTFCVSDFSTSDPTMEFDKINASVRIPPFQNDLDLAGDRQQISTTRERKAARILGLILGAFILSWLPFFIKELLVGLHICTVSPEVADFLTWLGYVNSLINPLLYTSFNEDFKLAFKKLIRCREHT; encoded by the coding sequence ATGAGTTCTGAGCGTGGAACTATTAACTACCTAAAGCAGCAACTTCTTCTTTCACTGTGCAACTTGGAGGGGAAAATGAATTTCACAAATTGCACCACTGAAGCCAATGCGgctgcaaagccaaaaacagtAACTGAAAAGATGCTTGTTACCCTGACCTTGGCCACAATCACAACCCTGACTATGCTGCTGAATTCTGCTGTGATCGCAGCAATCTGCACAACCAAGAAGCTCCACCAGCCAGCAAATTATTTAATATGTTCACTAGCTGTGACAGATTTGCTTGTTGCTGTTCTTGTCATGCCCTTGAGTATCACTTACATAATGATAGATAAATGGACTTTGGGATACTTCATCTGTGAGATCTGGCTCAGTGTCGACATGACCTGTTGCACATGTTCAATTCTTCATCTTTGTGTCATTGCTCTGGATAGGTACTGGGCAATCACAGACGCTATCGAATATGCCAGAAAAAGAACGGCAAAAAGAGCTGGGCTGATGATAGTCACTGTGTGGACTATCTCCATTTTCATATCAATGCCCCCTTTGTTTTGGAGAAATCACCACACTGTCACTGTTCCCAGTGAGTGTCACATTCAACATGATCATGTCATCTACACTATTTATTCCACATTCGGGGCATTTTATATACCCTTGACTTTGATTCTGATCTTGTACTACAGAATTTACCATGCTGCAAAGAGCCTTTACCAAAAACGGGGTTCAAGCCGCCACCTTAGCAACAGGAGCACTGACAGCCAAAACTCTTTTGCCAGCTGCAAGCTCACACAGACATTCTGTGTCTCAGACTTCTCCACGTCCGATCCAACCATGGAGTTTGATAAAATCAATGCATCTGTGAGGATCCCTCCTTTCCAAAATGACCTGGACCTGGCTGGTGACCGGCAGCAGATTTCTACGACACGGGAACGAAAGGCTGCTCGCATTCTGGGACTGATTTTAGGTGCTTTCATTTTGTCTTGGTTGCCATTTTTCATTAAGGAGTTGCTTGTGGGCCTTCATATTTGCACTGTCTCTCCAGAAGTAGCTGACTTCCTGACCTGGCTTGGATATGTCAACTCCCTTATCAACCCTTTGCTGTACACTagctttaatgaagatttcaagCTGGCCTTTAAAAAGCTCATCAGGTGTCGAGAACATACTTAA